From the Planctomycetota bacterium genome, one window contains:
- a CDS encoding methyl-accepting chemotaxis protein: protein MLNAFSNSAGQMKLGTKILIAAVGAVIVTAVVGIFVQRSVIREQGITMTKQAMRNAVLEAESVRNTIGDLNAGGAFDQEKLMEEVHSGVPLRETQLYKTIPVVAAWQAIGELAEEEGYDFRVPKFQARNPENEPTPSEAEILHQFEKGNVDEYFAIDEEANQIVYARPIKLTADCLACHGDPANSPTGDGRDILGFPMEDWNVGDVRGAFVLKSDMSELDSVVMAGVNKTVLWIAPIVAAVAFGFWFLNRKIIVAPLTAIISSLRAGSQETRNAAGQIASGSQSLAQGASEQAASLEETSSSLEEMSSMTRRNADSAKEAARLAGDSRTATEAGDAAVDRMGKAIGEIRTSADETAKIIKTIDEIAFQTNLLALNAAVEAARAGEAGKGFAVVAEEVRTLAMRSAEAAKETSRMIEQGVEASRNGESIAVEVGQALSAINEAGSKVNGLIEEISAASQEQAQGIEQVSRAVQQMDQVTQQNAANAEESASAGEELSSQSQRLMEAVEELNSLVSGATQGTATTSAPAGGTGSSGGVAGSIGFDFDDDAGRMAA from the coding sequence CCGTCGGTGCCGTTATCGTGACAGCGGTCGTCGGCATCTTCGTGCAGCGGAGCGTCATTCGTGAGCAAGGCATCACGATGACGAAGCAGGCGATGCGCAATGCCGTCCTCGAGGCCGAAAGCGTGCGCAACACCATCGGCGACCTCAACGCGGGCGGTGCGTTCGATCAAGAGAAGCTGATGGAAGAGGTGCACAGCGGCGTACCGCTCCGCGAGACGCAGCTCTACAAGACCATTCCTGTCGTCGCCGCATGGCAGGCGATCGGCGAGCTGGCGGAGGAAGAGGGCTACGACTTCCGCGTTCCCAAGTTCCAGGCGCGCAATCCCGAGAACGAGCCCACGCCGTCCGAGGCCGAGATTCTGCACCAGTTCGAAAAGGGCAACGTCGACGAGTACTTCGCCATCGACGAGGAAGCAAACCAGATCGTCTACGCCCGCCCGATCAAGCTCACCGCCGACTGCCTCGCCTGTCACGGCGATCCGGCCAACAGCCCGACTGGCGACGGTCGAGACATTCTGGGCTTCCCGATGGAAGACTGGAATGTCGGTGACGTGCGTGGCGCGTTCGTGTTGAAGAGCGACATGTCGGAGCTGGACAGCGTCGTGATGGCGGGCGTGAACAAGACGGTCCTCTGGATCGCCCCGATCGTCGCCGCCGTTGCGTTCGGTTTCTGGTTCCTCAACCGCAAGATCATCGTTGCCCCGCTAACGGCGATCATCTCGTCGCTGCGTGCCGGCAGCCAGGAAACTCGCAACGCCGCCGGCCAGATTGCCAGCGGCAGCCAGTCGCTTGCACAGGGTGCCAGCGAGCAGGCCGCGAGCCTCGAAGAGACCAGCAGCTCGCTCGAAGAGATGAGCAGCATGACCCGCCGCAACGCCGACAGCGCAAAGGAGGCGGCTCGCCTGGCCGGTGACTCGCGCACGGCCACCGAAGCTGGCGACGCTGCGGTCGACCGCATGGGCAAGGCCATCGGCGAGATCCGCACGAGTGCCGACGAGACGGCCAAGATCATCAAGACGATCGACGAGATCGCCTTCCAGACGAACCTGCTGGCTCTGAACGCAGCCGTCGAGGCAGCACGGGCTGGCGAGGCAGGCAAGGGCTTTGCCGTCGTCGCCGAAGAGGTTCGCACGCTTGCGATGCGATCGGCCGAAGCCGCCAAGGAAACGAGCCGCATGATCGAGCAGGGCGTCGAAGCCAGCCGCAACGGCGAGTCGATCGCCGTCGAGGTCGGTCAGGCACTCTCGGCCATCAACGAGGCGGGCTCCAAGGTCAACGGCCTGATCGAAGAGATCTCCGCCGCCAGCCAGGAGCAGGCTCAGGGCATCGAGCAGGTGAGCCGCGCGGTCCAGCAGATGGACCAGGTCACCCAGCAGAACGCCGCCAACGCCGAAGAGTCGGCCTCAGCGGGCGAGGAGCTGTCGAGCCAGAGCCAGCGTCTGATGGAAGCCGTCGAGGAACTCAACAGCCTCGTCAGCGGAGCCACGCAGGGCACGGCCACGACCTCGGCACCAGCCGGCGGGACGGGCAGCTCGGGCGGCGTAGCCGGCTCGATCGGCTTCGACTTCGACGACGACGCCGGCCGCATGGCTGCGTGA
- a CDS encoding hemolysin family protein codes for MSEALILPLLALAAVGSLVFSALAYALRDYSRGTLAEWFERKSRSGSDAKGKIVPGEAALARVEAVADYEDELALTAAAARTAANLIIVLAIVFLVGAWMPPATEPWVRYVIAFVASFITIGLFGVALPLAVGSHAAESTIGTFARLLRIKRAALWPLIQAHGPIDRLVRRATGRPEESAELVEEELEQEILDIVREGREEGVIGEGEHQMIERAVHFHDMTVEQALTPRGDVVGLPVDSSADEVLQVIEDTGYSRIPVYEDNLDHVVGVLYARDLFQYVGKRLNGQDSEDRQTRRFDLRTVVRKPIVVPESKRLDDLLRDMQQQKIHMAIVLDEYGGTSGLVTIEDILEELVGEIADEHEDPDNDLFRKISDTSAEADAKMAVDDLNREMGIHLPEDDEYDTLAGFVNSTLHRIPPVGTSFEHATGNGSRYVFTILEAEPQRVGRLRIEVQPEPDATDEAE; via the coding sequence ATGAGCGAAGCCCTCATCCTGCCGCTCCTGGCACTCGCGGCCGTCGGGTCGCTGGTCTTCTCGGCGTTGGCCTATGCCCTGCGCGACTACTCGCGTGGCACGCTGGCCGAGTGGTTCGAGCGCAAATCGCGATCCGGCTCCGACGCCAAGGGCAAAATCGTCCCTGGCGAGGCGGCCCTGGCACGCGTCGAGGCCGTCGCCGACTACGAAGACGAACTGGCCCTCACGGCCGCTGCTGCACGGACCGCGGCGAACCTCATCATCGTTCTGGCGATCGTGTTCCTCGTCGGCGCCTGGATGCCACCGGCGACCGAGCCGTGGGTCCGCTACGTCATCGCGTTCGTCGCGTCGTTCATCACGATCGGCCTGTTCGGTGTCGCGCTGCCGCTGGCCGTCGGAAGCCACGCGGCCGAGTCGACCATCGGCACGTTCGCCCGGCTGCTTCGCATCAAACGTGCCGCGCTCTGGCCGCTCATCCAGGCCCACGGCCCGATCGACCGCCTCGTCCGCCGAGCGACAGGCCGGCCGGAAGAGTCGGCCGAGCTGGTCGAGGAAGAGCTGGAGCAGGAGATCCTCGACATCGTCCGCGAAGGCCGCGAGGAAGGCGTCATCGGTGAGGGCGAGCACCAGATGATCGAGCGGGCCGTCCACTTCCACGACATGACGGTCGAGCAGGCGCTCACGCCGCGTGGCGACGTCGTAGGCCTGCCTGTCGACTCGTCGGCCGACGAAGTGCTGCAGGTCATCGAAGACACCGGCTACAGCCGAATACCGGTCTACGAGGACAACCTCGACCACGTCGTCGGCGTCCTCTACGCACGCGACCTCTTCCAGTACGTCGGCAAGCGCCTCAACGGCCAAGACAGCGAGGATCGTCAGACCCGTCGGTTCGACCTGCGGACCGTCGTTCGTAAGCCGATCGTCGTCCCCGAGAGCAAGCGGCTCGACGACCTGCTGCGCGACATGCAGCAGCAGAAAATCCACATGGCCATCGTGCTCGATGAGTACGGCGGCACCAGCGGCCTGGTCACGATCGAAGACATTCTCGAAGAGCTCGTGGGCGAGATCGCTGACGAGCACGAGGACCCCGACAACGACCTCTTCCGCAAGATCAGCGACACCTCCGCCGAGGCCGACGCCAAGATGGCCGTGGACGACCTGAACCGCGAGATGGGCATCCACTTGCCCGAGGACGACGAGTACGACACGCTCGCGGGTTTCGTGAACAGCACGCTCCACCGAATCCCGCCGGTCGGCACGAGCTTCGAACACGCCACCGGCAACGGCTCGCGCTACGTCTTCACGATCCTCGAAGCCGAACCGCAACGCGTGGGCCGGCTTCGCATCGAAGTCCAGCCTGAGCCCGACGCAACGGACGAGGCGGAGTGA